In the genome of Patescibacteria group bacterium, one region contains:
- a CDS encoding class I SAM-dependent methyltransferase, which produces MKRKRFAGKGQDFWNKEYKTGTHLAISTNPSEDLQKFARWLEREHGREFLNQTSTVLDLGCGNGRNLIFLAQNYGLKGLGLDISREAVEQAKKLSTDLNLEYKVGSISDVLPVPDRSQSFVLDMMTSHFLNQEQRKKLISEIDRVLRPGGWLFLKTFLRDDDVNAERLLKENPAEEKGSYIHPKIGQAEHVFTEAEIEASLSEFFTIEKVTKSHGHLRQGHAFKRRSISVYAQKKIN; this is translated from the coding sequence ATGAAAAGAAAGAGATTTGCGGGCAAAGGACAAGACTTTTGGAATAAGGAATATAAAACCGGAACACACCTGGCGATTTCAACTAATCCAAGTGAAGACCTACAAAAATTCGCCCGCTGGCTAGAGCGCGAGCACGGTAGAGAATTTTTGAATCAAACCTCCACGGTTCTTGACCTAGGATGTGGCAACGGGCGCAATTTAATTTTTCTTGCTCAAAATTATGGTTTGAAAGGTTTGGGTTTGGACATTTCTCGTGAAGCCGTTGAGCAGGCAAAAAAATTGAGCACTGATTTAAATTTGGAATATAAAGTTGGTTCAATTAGTGATGTCCTTCCTGTCCCCGACCGATCTCAATCCTTCGTTCTCGACATGATGACTTCACATTTTTTGAATCAGGAACAACGAAAAAAATTAATTTCTGAAATTGATCGAGTGCTCCGACCTGGTGGTTGGTTATTTTTAAAAACTTTTCTTCGAGATGACGATGTAAATGCCGAGCGACTACTTAAGGAAAATCCCGCTGAGGAAAAAGGCTCCTACATTCATCCAAAAATTGGCCAAGCCGAACACGTCTTCACCGAAGCTGAAATTGAGGCCTCACTTTCGGAATTTTTCACTATTGAAAAAGTAACTAAATCCCACGGCCATCTTCGCCAAGGCCATGCGTTTAAGAGACGGAGTATTTCGGTTTACGCTCAGAAAAAAATTAATTAG
- the rlmB gene encoding 23S rRNA (guanosine(2251)-2'-O)-methyltransferase RlmB, translating to MAPAHHNKIYIYGKHALAEALTNTPKVIEEIFMTSTFDDSAIRAQVKKLGLATSVLLPNKLPKEVDSQAAHQGIIGVLSFDRLIQPFTQFAENLKITPDTSLILLGELSDPQNVGAVIRSAAAFGISAVLIPEHNQAQITGSVVKVSAGMVFRIPLVSVSNVNTSLRELKDRGFAVYGLEGGAKYTMPKEEFELPTIFVLGNESEGIREKTRELCDKLISIPISPNCESLNAGVSAAVAFYAWSAKHPKAVRSSK from the coding sequence ATGGCACCAGCGCATCACAACAAAATTTACATTTACGGCAAACACGCCTTAGCCGAAGCCTTGACGAACACTCCAAAGGTTATTGAAGAAATTTTCATGACTTCTACATTTGATGATTCTGCTATTCGAGCGCAGGTCAAAAAGCTTGGTCTCGCCACCTCAGTTTTGTTACCAAATAAATTACCAAAAGAAGTTGATTCACAAGCGGCTCACCAGGGAATTATTGGCGTGCTTTCTTTTGACAGACTGATCCAACCGTTCACACAATTTGCTGAAAATTTAAAAATTACTCCCGACACCTCGCTGATTCTTTTAGGTGAACTTTCCGACCCACAAAATGTCGGCGCGGTGATTCGCAGTGCTGCCGCCTTTGGAATTTCTGCCGTTTTAATTCCTGAACACAATCAAGCTCAGATCACCGGTTCGGTGGTAAAAGTTTCGGCAGGAATGGTTTTCAGAATTCCGTTGGTCTCAGTGAGCAATGTTAATACCAGTTTACGTGAATTGAAGGATAGGGGATTTGCCGTGTACGGTCTTGAAGGTGGAGCAAAATACACTATGCCGAAGGAGGAATTTGAATTACCGACAATTTTTGTACTTGGCAACGAGTCAGAAGGCATTCGCGAAAAAACTCGCGAGCTCTGTGATAAATTAATTTCCATTCCCATTAGTCCAAATTGCGAATCATTGAACGCTGGTGTCTCCGCCGCCGTTGCATTTTACGCATGGAGCGCGAAACATCCGAAGGCTGTAAGATCAAGCAAATAA
- a CDS encoding TIM barrel protein — MTTLDMLDIGYFTASVQTPPGTNSDMFIRDPRKASMIAATKHLVHARKTGVTVLELGCALAPADANVPPESMADPVAKHTPIRTFRDGSGEEILKDDIKRLEDAAQGKVKIGSLGAFDNLLDLNLENRLQNIEHLRRAIRTAGALKKAGLGTKGVTIFIGRDLNLTIEQNMRLAGRVLIPLVRYAKAHRVKLFIENCPMCGWSSREVFTQNIANNPLHWIIIARMVEAAGLKGWCFLNYDASHDILQGMRPEWSFLVLKMAGYEWFIGRFHGKDLSRQDGLIAMSGFLGQRIAGDSGWSKMNGDQPAPGATQHNSLAIADGKQVDWLGGHIAIREYLSLVPSETTFSVEFEQSEFRKVSNFRSQQEHWDVSMIMLGGAIQFMRGIELAAAANWALRKTLLDHNSIEHPKTWSWQPVNRVSERALVGAERVIQQALSWKLPELPETSDLVLCE; from the coding sequence ATGACAACATTAGATATGTTGGACATCGGCTATTTTACAGCCAGTGTTCAAACACCACCGGGTACCAACTCGGATATGTTTATCCGCGACCCACGAAAGGCGTCGATGATAGCGGCAACCAAACACCTCGTGCATGCGCGAAAAACCGGAGTTACCGTCTTGGAACTCGGTTGTGCACTTGCGCCAGCAGATGCCAATGTCCCGCCTGAAAGCATGGCGGATCCGGTTGCAAAACACACTCCCATTCGAACGTTCCGTGATGGAAGCGGCGAGGAGATTCTCAAGGATGACATTAAGCGACTTGAGGACGCTGCGCAAGGTAAGGTTAAAATCGGCAGCCTCGGAGCATTCGACAACCTGCTCGACCTTAATCTTGAAAACCGCCTTCAAAATATCGAACATCTTCGGCGAGCGATTCGCACTGCCGGCGCACTCAAAAAAGCTGGCCTTGGTACGAAGGGCGTTACGATTTTCATCGGACGCGATCTTAACCTGACCATCGAGCAAAATATGCGTCTGGCAGGGAGGGTTTTGATTCCGCTCGTTCGATACGCCAAGGCACACCGGGTAAAACTCTTCATTGAAAATTGCCCAATGTGCGGCTGGTCGAGTCGGGAAGTTTTCACCCAAAACATCGCGAACAATCCGCTTCACTGGATCATCATCGCGCGTATGGTCGAGGCGGCCGGACTAAAAGGATGGTGCTTCCTCAACTACGACGCTAGCCACGACATCCTGCAGGGAATGCGGCCCGAGTGGTCATTTCTCGTCCTCAAGATGGCCGGTTACGAATGGTTTATTGGTCGCTTTCACGGAAAAGATCTCAGTCGGCAGGATGGCTTGATTGCCATGAGTGGCTTCCTTGGCCAGAGAATCGCTGGTGATAGCGGGTGGTCAAAAATGAACGGCGACCAGCCCGCGCCCGGAGCCACTCAACATAACTCGCTGGCAATTGCTGACGGTAAACAAGTTGATTGGCTTGGTGGGCATATTGCGATACGGGAGTACCTTTCGCTCGTGCCATCGGAAACCACCTTCAGCGTGGAGTTTGAACAATCGGAGTTTCGGAAGGTTAGCAATTTCCGAAGCCAACAGGAGCATTGGGATGTATCGATGATAATGCTTGGTGGCGCCATCCAGTTCATGCGAGGCATTGAGCTTGCAGCGGCGGCCAATTGGGCACTTCGAAAGACCTTGCTTGATCACAACAGCATTGAACATCCCAAAACCTGGTCCTGGCAACCGGTCAACCGCGTCAGCGAACGTGCCTTGGTTGGCGCGGAAAGAGTTATCCAGCAGGCCTTGAGTTGGAAGTTGCCGGAATTACCTGAAACCAGTGACCTCGTGCTATGCGAGTGA
- a CDS encoding lyase family protein yields the protein MHPRYARNPVIKEIWTDENKLRLWQATELAVIDARGTCGEILREEAETIRQMLESIPIDLEWWKKKDTEVGHDLIAFVEERQRHLHSTLKRYFHGKMTSYDTEEPAFAKMLLASLGEVEKLAGILIDVLIKQAEHHRFTVMLGETHGQWAELQTFGKRVATWLKAILISVENLKRAKSGLDRSKLSGAIGNSPDLSDEIQRVALASLGFLPFYGATQIIPREVYAPVASALGQLVATIVKIATDIRLNARSGRTLMREPFGKSQRGSSRMPHKRNTITLEQMGGMLRMAEGYVQMIVQNIQTWHERGIEQSCVERVAWPDLFFVTTHTLTQMTKVLENLQVYPDQMLCEVLDCAGVYAASKVADFLEEVGLECGLSPGAGYSIVQLAAFGVLEPNAVTKLIRTNECTSYAEAQEAAAHVAKWRTPTTSIQDHIPRCILRPSEELAFTTVQTDTWNSALGKIFCLANTKARWEEIFSFSYNLRGEAIQIDNVLAKARSFR from the coding sequence ATGCACCCACGATACGCCCGAAACCCTGTTATAAAAGAAATCTGGACGGATGAAAACAAATTACGGCTTTGGCAAGCAACCGAACTGGCAGTGATCGACGCTCGAGGAACCTGCGGAGAAATTCTGCGCGAAGAAGCAGAGACGATCCGTCAAATGCTTGAGAGTATTCCTATCGATCTTGAGTGGTGGAAAAAGAAAGATACCGAAGTCGGGCACGATCTGATCGCCTTCGTTGAGGAAAGACAACGGCACTTACACTCGACACTAAAGCGGTATTTTCACGGAAAAATGACTTCCTATGATACTGAGGAACCGGCCTTTGCCAAAATGCTTTTGGCTTCTCTCGGAGAAGTTGAAAAGTTGGCCGGCATTCTAATTGATGTGTTGATCAAGCAGGCTGAGCACCATCGCTTCACAGTCATGCTTGGCGAAACTCATGGTCAGTGGGCGGAACTCCAGACTTTTGGAAAACGTGTCGCCACGTGGCTCAAGGCCATCTTGATTAGCGTTGAGAATTTGAAACGCGCCAAAAGCGGTCTCGACCGCTCAAAGCTCTCCGGAGCTATAGGCAACTCACCCGACCTTTCGGATGAGATTCAAAGAGTGGCACTCGCGAGTTTGGGTTTCCTGCCATTTTACGGCGCTACTCAAATCATTCCTCGCGAAGTCTACGCGCCGGTTGCTTCCGCACTTGGACAACTGGTTGCGACGATCGTAAAAATCGCCACCGACATCCGTCTCAACGCTCGAAGTGGGAGGACTCTGATGCGTGAGCCATTTGGCAAAAGTCAGCGCGGTTCTTCTCGTATGCCGCACAAACGCAACACGATCACTCTCGAGCAAATGGGGGGCATGCTTCGCATGGCCGAAGGTTACGTTCAGATGATTGTACAAAACATCCAGACCTGGCATGAACGAGGTATCGAGCAGTCTTGCGTCGAACGCGTGGCCTGGCCGGATTTGTTTTTTGTCACCACACACACGCTGACGCAAATGACCAAAGTGCTGGAAAATCTTCAGGTCTATCCGGATCAGATGCTGTGCGAAGTTCTCGACTGCGCGGGGGTGTACGCCGCCAGCAAAGTTGCAGACTTTTTGGAAGAGGTCGGCCTTGAATGCGGCCTCAGTCCAGGCGCTGGCTATTCCATTGTCCAGTTGGCGGCTTTTGGTGTGTTGGAGCCAAACGCCGTGACTAAACTCATTCGCACAAATGAGTGTACATCCTACGCAGAGGCTCAGGAGGCGGCAGCTCATGTCGCCAAGTGGCGAACCCCGACAACATCGATTCAGGATCATATTCCAAGATGTATTCTGCGACCTTCCGAAGAGTTGGCGTTTACTACCGTCCAAACTGATACTTGGAACTCGGCCCTTGGAAAAATTTTCTGTCTGGCTAACACAAAGGCACGATGGGAAGAAATTTTCAGTTTCTCGTATAACCTCAGGGGTGAAGCGATCCAAATCGATAACGTCCTTGCAAAAGCGCGTTCGTTCCGCTGA
- a CDS encoding PD-(D/E)XK nuclease family protein, with amino-acid sequence MPTKDKYSAVWVSHSSMGDFLKCPRAYYLHNVFKHPKTGKKINIINPALALGQIVHEIVEGLGEFKVEERFNRPLLEMYDKAWEKISGKRGGFKSVEEEKEAKARGRAMVERVIKNPGPLANKTVHIKPGANGMPPNFYLSEDDNIILCGKIDWLEYIPETDSVRLIDFKTGKHDESGDSLQLPIYHLLLKHCQKRPLAGAAYWYLDRDDVPTPVDLPDLEKGREAVLKVAREVKAARDKKEFNCPRGEKGCFACQPFEKIVRGEAEFIGTGEYNQDIYVV; translated from the coding sequence ATGCCAACTAAAGATAAGTACAGCGCCGTTTGGGTTTCGCATTCCTCAATGGGGGATTTTTTGAAATGCCCGCGAGCCTATTATTTGCATAATGTTTTTAAGCATCCGAAAACTGGCAAGAAAATAAATATTATTAATCCCGCGCTGGCGCTCGGCCAGATTGTCCACGAGATTGTTGAAGGTTTGGGAGAATTTAAAGTTGAAGAGCGTTTTAATCGGCCGCTTCTTGAAATGTATGACAAGGCATGGGAAAAAATTTCTGGAAAACGCGGTGGATTTAAAAGTGTAGAAGAGGAGAAAGAAGCCAAAGCTCGTGGCAGAGCGATGGTAGAGAGGGTTATTAAAAATCCTGGGCCACTAGCAAATAAAACTGTTCATATTAAACCAGGCGCAAATGGCATGCCTCCAAATTTTTATTTATCAGAAGATGACAATATTATTCTGTGCGGAAAAATCGACTGGCTTGAGTACATTCCCGAAACTGACTCGGTTCGCTTAATTGATTTTAAAACAGGCAAACATGATGAAAGTGGTGACTCGCTACAACTTCCCATTTATCATTTACTATTGAAACATTGCCAAAAGCGCCCGCTCGCCGGAGCAGCGTATTGGTATTTAGATCGCGATGATGTTCCGACGCCGGTTGACCTGCCTGATTTAGAGAAAGGCAGAGAAGCGGTGCTCAAGGTTGCGCGCGAGGTCAAGGCGGCGCGTGATAAAAAAGAATTTAATTGTCCACGTGGTGAGAAGGGTTGTTTTGCCTGTCAGCCATTCGAAAAAATTGTGCGAGGTGAGGCGGAATTTATTGGGACTGGAGAATACAATCAGGATATCTACGTTGTGTAG
- the purD gene encoding phosphoribosylamine--glycine ligase — protein sequence MNKNESLSVFVVGKGGREHALVHALAQSPLVGKLWCANGNPGIAATKLTTGRLVYCPTIEEHGELLATAVRERMDLTIFGGEEHLMAGLGDAFRIHGLNVFGPGYRGANLEGSKMYAQRFAERHGLPFAVGECFVSNMHDAFEYAESLDYRCVVKASGPCLGKGVKVCHNVSEVEEALRLMIVDRKFGTAGQNIVIQELLEGQELSLHILSDGVNWRLLPIAQDHKRLLGDNLGDMTGGMGTYSPHPTITTSDLEKIAAEIMPKFLEGCRRDSIVFQGVLFFGLMVTADGVKILEINVRFGDPEAQAILPRIKTDMVELLLATATGRLAEVPLEVYEDLATVNVVMVSAGYPGNYNKGFQITGIESAEKILGIKVYHAGTAIERGVLVTNGGRVLSVCSCARDLKTAHERAYHAVELIKFSGAYYRRDIGRQVRKATYDGYTPQLAPYRLQHE from the coding sequence ATGAATAAAAATGAAAGCCTCAGCGTATTTGTTGTTGGCAAAGGTGGACGTGAGCATGCCCTGGTGCATGCTCTTGCGCAGTCGCCACTCGTTGGTAAGCTTTGGTGCGCGAACGGAAATCCCGGAATAGCCGCAACCAAGTTGACGACAGGTAGGTTAGTTTATTGTCCGACGATCGAGGAGCACGGAGAGCTTCTTGCGACTGCAGTCAGAGAACGGATGGATTTAACGATCTTCGGTGGCGAGGAGCATTTAATGGCCGGATTGGGTGACGCATTTCGAATTCACGGACTCAACGTTTTTGGTCCAGGCTATCGAGGCGCCAACCTTGAAGGGTCGAAAATGTACGCTCAGCGGTTTGCTGAGCGACATGGTTTACCCTTCGCGGTCGGTGAATGTTTTGTCAGCAATATGCACGATGCATTTGAGTACGCAGAGTCACTCGATTATCGGTGTGTCGTTAAGGCCTCGGGACCTTGCCTCGGAAAGGGCGTGAAGGTTTGTCACAACGTGTCAGAAGTCGAGGAGGCCTTGCGGTTGATGATCGTGGATCGTAAGTTTGGCACGGCCGGTCAAAACATTGTCATCCAGGAACTACTGGAAGGACAGGAACTTTCGTTGCACATTCTGAGCGACGGAGTGAACTGGAGGTTACTTCCCATCGCGCAAGATCATAAGCGCCTCCTCGGTGACAATCTCGGCGACATGACCGGTGGCATGGGAACGTATTCTCCGCATCCGACAATCACCACTTCTGATCTGGAAAAAATTGCGGCTGAAATCATGCCGAAATTTCTCGAGGGTTGCAGGAGGGACAGCATTGTCTTTCAGGGCGTGTTGTTTTTTGGGCTCATGGTTACCGCGGATGGCGTTAAGATTTTAGAGATCAACGTCCGTTTCGGAGATCCAGAAGCCCAAGCGATTCTTCCGAGAATTAAAACTGACATGGTAGAGCTTTTGCTGGCCACGGCGACAGGGCGGCTTGCCGAAGTGCCGCTTGAGGTGTACGAGGACCTCGCAACGGTCAACGTTGTCATGGTATCGGCGGGATACCCGGGAAACTACAACAAAGGTTTTCAAATTACGGGAATTGAAAGCGCAGAAAAAATTCTTGGAATCAAAGTTTACCATGCCGGTACGGCGATCGAGCGAGGAGTTCTGGTGACAAACGGTGGGCGAGTGCTGAGCGTGTGCTCATGCGCGCGCGATCTCAAAACTGCGCATGAACGCGCATACCATGCCGTCGAACTTATTAAGTTTTCCGGCGCGTACTATCGCCGAGATATTGGCAGGCAGGTTCGTAAGGCGACCTACGATGGTTATACTCCGCAGTTGGCACCCTATCGGTTGCAGCACGAGTAG